The Nocardioides campestrisoli genome includes a window with the following:
- the rpsR gene encoding 30S ribosomal protein S18 gives MAKAVIRKPKKKVCQFCKEKATGVDYKDTTLLRKFISDRGKIRARRVTGNCVQHQRDVAMAVKNAREVALLPYTSTGR, from the coding sequence ATGGCCAAGGCAGTGATTCGCAAGCCCAAGAAGAAGGTTTGCCAGTTCTGCAAGGAGAAGGCGACCGGTGTCGACTACAAGGACACCACGCTCCTCCGCAAGTTCATCTCCGACCGCGGGAAGATCCGCGCGCGGCGCGTGACCGGCAACTGCGTCCAGCACCAGCGTGACGTGGCCATGGCGGTCAAGAACGCCCGCGAGGTCGCTCTGCTGCCCTACACCTCCACCGGTCGCTGA
- the rplI gene encoding 50S ribosomal protein L9, whose product MKLILTQEVTGLGAPGDVVEVKDGYGRNYLVPRGEAIRWTRGGEKTIESIKAARASRSVRDHAHAVEVKGKLEGQPVPLKVRAGEGGRLFGAVTAADIAGALATASGETVDKRTLVLGNPIKSLGTHEVSVKLHDDVSAKVTLNVIPA is encoded by the coding sequence ATGAAGCTCATCCTGACCCAGGAAGTGACCGGCCTCGGTGCCCCCGGCGACGTGGTCGAGGTCAAGGACGGCTACGGCCGTAACTACCTCGTGCCCCGTGGCGAGGCGATCCGCTGGACCCGTGGCGGCGAGAAGACCATCGAGTCCATCAAGGCTGCGCGTGCCTCGCGCTCCGTGCGCGACCACGCGCACGCTGTCGAGGTCAAGGGCAAGCTCGAGGGACAGCCGGTTCCGCTGAAGGTGCGCGCGGGTGAGGGTGGCCGTCTGTTCGGTGCCGTCACCGCCGCGGACATCGCGGGCGCCCTGGCGACCGCCTCCGGCGAGACCGTCGACAAGCGGACCCTCGTGCTCGGCAACCCGATCAAGTCCCTCGGCACCCACGAGGTCTCGGTCAAGCTGCACGACGACGTCTCGGCCAAGGTGACGCTCAACGTCATCCCCGCCTGA